Genomic window (Candidatus Methylomirabilota bacterium):
CCAGGCCACCGCGGGCGCGATGAGCGGTCGCGGCACCACGTCGGGCACCAACGCCGCCAGCGTGGGCATCTCGAAGACGCGGGCGGCCCCCACGACGGCCATGGTGGCCAGGATGCTCTCGCGGTCGAGCCAGTCCCCGGCCGTGCCCAGGGCCAGCGTGACGGAGCCTGCCGCCTTGACCACCTGGCTGAGGATCAGGATCCGGCGGCGATCGTACCGGTCGGCCGCGTGGCCGGCGACCAGCGTGAAGAGGAGCATCGGGACGAACTGGACGAGGCCGACCAGGCCCAGATCGAGCGCGCTGCCCGTCAGGTCATAGAGCTGCCAGCCTACCGCCACCGCCTGCACGTGGAAGGCGAGGGTGGACAGCACGCGCGCGGACCACAGGAACGCGAACGAGCGATGAGCGAAGACCGCGGGCATGCGCGCCCGATGGTAGTCGACCGACGTGACGGGCGCCAGCGTCCGGGCCGGGCCTGGTCTTTTCCGGCGCTCTGGCGTACCTTGCCGCCATCGGCTCGAGGCAACCGGTGAGGAGGCGCGGCCATGCTCTCACGCGACGACAACGAGCTGTTGACCCGAGTCCACCCCGGCACCGCGATGGGCGCGCTCATGCGCCGCTACTGGATTCCGGCCCTGCTGGCCGGGGAGGTGCCGCAGCCCGACTGTCCGCCCGTGCGGGTCAAGCTGCTGGGCGAAGACCTGGTGGCCTTTCGTGACACCGAGGGTCGGGTGGGTCTTCTCGGAGAGTACTGCCCCCATCGGCGCGCCTCGTTGTTCTTCGGCCGCAACGAGGAGTGCGGGCTGCGCTGCGTCTATCACGGCTGGAAGTTCGACGTCGGCGGCCGCTGCGTGGACATGATGAACGAGCCGGACGGCGCGAGCTTCAAGCAGAAGATCCGCACGACGGCGTATCCCACGGTGGAGGCGGGCGGCCTCATCTGGGCCTACCTCGGCCCCGCCGGCCTCGAGCCGCCCCGGCCCGACTTCGCCTGGACGCGGGCGCCGGCCACCCATCGCAACGCGTCGAAGGTCATCCAGGAGTGCAACTGGCTGCAGGCGCTGGAAGGCGGCATCGACACCTCGCACGCGCCGATCCTGCACCGGACGCTGGCCGCCGACTCCAGGCGTCCCGGCTTCAAGCCGACGCACCCGTTCGTGGCGAGCCGGGCCCCCGCCATCGTGGTCGATCTCACGGACTACGGCTACCAGTACGCCGGCATCCGGCCTCTCGACGAGGCCAGCGTGTACATCCGCACGTACCACTTCATCCTGCCGTTTCATCAGATCCGTCCCTCGCGGCTG
Coding sequences:
- a CDS encoding Rieske 2Fe-2S domain-containing protein; its protein translation is MLSRDDNELLTRVHPGTAMGALMRRYWIPALLAGEVPQPDCPPVRVKLLGEDLVAFRDTEGRVGLLGEYCPHRRASLFFGRNEECGLRCVYHGWKFDVGGRCVDMMNEPDGASFKQKIRTTAYPTVEAGGLIWAYLGPAGLEPPRPDFAWTRAPATHRNASKVIQECNWLQALEGGIDTSHAPILHRTLAADSRRPGFKPTHPFVASRAPAIVVDLTDYGYQYAGIRPLDEASVYIRTYHFILPFHQIRPSRLASGSASVAGHTWVPIDDEHTMVYNWEYSVTDEPLGEEDRLERRLGNGPLDVDQSTFRSRRNRDNDYLLDRQVQKTETFTGIEGVNTQDRAIQESMGPIVDRSQEHLGPADKAIIQARRLLLQAVKTVRDGGIPLGIQPTYRALRAAEGVVPRDADWRTVLASDVPARDILQTV